GACCCGGGAGGCGGGCCCCCGGGTACTTAAGCTGCGGCGCCGCCCAGGGCGCCCAGAACACTCTTTTCGGTCAGCTCGGCCGCCGCGAGAGCCCGAGCGCGCGGCGGGGCAGAAGCAGCGCAGTGACAGGGGCGGGAGGAACCCGGCCGTCGCTATGGGGCTGGAGGCGGCGCACGAGCTGGACTGCGCGGCGCTGGGCGCGCTGCTGCGGGAGCCGCGGGAGGCCGAGCGCACGCTGCTGCTGGACTGCCGCCCCTTCCTGGCCTTCTGCCGGCGCCACGTGCGCCACGCGCGGCCCGTGCCCTGGAACGCGCTGCTGCGGCGCCGCGCCCGCGGCCCACCAGCCGCCGCCCTCGCCTGCCTGCTGCCCGACCGCGCGCTGCGGGCGCGCCTGGCCCGCGGGGAGCTGGCCCGGGCGGTGGTGCTGGACGAGGGCAGCGCCTCGGTGGCCGAGCTCCCGCCCGACGGCCCGGCACACGCGCTGCTCGCCGCGCTACTGCCCGAGACCCGCGGGGGACCCACGACGGTGTGCTTCCTGCGAGGTGAGCGCCGTCCGCGCCCCGGCAACCCCTCCCGGAGTCCTCCCAACACTCCTCCGTCCCCGCCGGACCCTCCCCGCTAACCGCCTCTTGCCCTCCCTGCAGGCGGCTTCGATGGCTTCCAGGCGTGCTGTCCCGATCTGTGCTCCGAGTCCCCCGCCCCGGCCCTGTCGTCTGCTGGGTTAGAGAACAGCCGCTCTGACCCCAGGGTTCCCTTCTACGATCAGGTGAGCTGAGATCCGAGCTCATTTCGCTGTTCGCCCCCAACCCCTGTCCCCGCCATTTGCGAGATGGGCACCTCTGGGGAAGGGGGCTGCCATTTGTGGATTCGAGGAGTCTCTCCGTGTCCAcactcacgtgtgtgtgtgtgtccgtgtccGCAGCAGATGGGGAGCACATCTCCGTGCGTCTGGTGTGGGCAGCTCTTGTGTGGCTCTGTGAATTGTGTCTGCCGCATATTTGGGGCTTTGACGGGGGAGGTGTGTATTTGTGagtgtgtatctctgtgtgtccTCTTGGGTGCTCCGTTTCCAGAGTGTGATCCTGGTCGGGATAGGCGGATAGGTGGATAGGTGGAGGGCTCCTCTTGCTGGGGCCGGACATGTTGGCGCCTGCTGGTGCTCAAGCCCTCCAGGTGGGGGCGAAGAGGGCCTCCTCCtgattcctttctcctccccatgcAGGGCGGCCCGGTGGAGATCCTACCCTACCTGTTCCTGGGCAGCTGCAGCCACTCCTCCGACCTTCAGGGGCTGCAGGCTTGTGGCATCACTGCGGTCCTCAACGTGTCCGCCAGCTGCCCCAACCACTTTGAGGGCCTTTTCCGCTACAAGAGCATCCCGGTGGAGGACAACCAGATGGTGGAGATCAGTGCCTGGTTCCAGGAGGCCATAAGCTTCATTGGTAAGGGGGGGTGGTCCTCAGCGGAGGGACCCAAAGGGACACCCAGGTGAGGGGCCGGGGGTACCTGtcacctcccctgcctcccctcgtGTGTGACCCTCCTTTCTTCATCTCCCCTGCAGACTCGGTGAAGAACAGCGGAGGCCGGGTACTGGTACACTGCCAGGCGGGCATCTCACGCTCTGCCACCATCTGCCTGGCTTACCTGATACAGAGCCACCGCGTGAGGCTTGACGAGGCCTTTGACTTTGTCAAGCAACGCCGGGGAGTCATCTCCCCCAACTTCAGTTTCATGGGGCAGCTGCTACAGTTCGAGACTCAGGTGCTATGtcactgatgcggggctccaccatgctccccccactccccactgcccCGAGGAGAGGGGCACCGATTCTCTCTAGTTCAGGGAAAGCTGCCCTTTCCCCGAAATTTGAAAAGCCCCCAGGTGGTGGTGCTGCGAACGTAGGAATTCTGGACTTTCTCACTTGGTGCTTGTCTGCTGGGTTTGAGGGCTGGACCTCATTCTGAGGACCAGAATGGAGGGCATGTCTGCTTCCCCTCCGCCCTCTATCTTCTGGCAGAAACTGACTGGACTCTATACCTGTGGATTCCCACGGGTCCCACCATGATGTTGAAGCCCTTGGCAGCCCGAGGGCTCCAAGGAAAAAGCTGTGACAACCAGGAGCCCCATCTAGGGGGTGGTCCACTACAGGCCTGGGGCCTGCGCCTTGTGCTCCTGGGGAGCTGTGTGTCAGGGAAGGGCTGCGTCTGCTGCGTGTGGGCCTcttgcgcacgtgtgtgtgtgtgtgtgagcatttcACGCCTATATCGGTGCTGGAAAGTTTTTTTGTGTTCAGGTGACATTTAacactccctcccccacttcctcccagcCCTGCGGGCGGGGGTTGGAAACTTAGCACTTTATATTTATACGGAACATTGAGGACGTgtcaataaaatattgttttgtttaaaaaacaacgTCTCAACCATCTGGTCTCAAGTCAATGCCCCGGGAAAATGCTCCAATGCTGTGTC
The window above is part of the Lutra lutra chromosome 9, mLutLut1.2, whole genome shotgun sequence genome. Proteins encoded here:
- the DUSP2 gene encoding dual specificity protein phosphatase 2; this encodes MVTREAGPRVLKLRRRPGRPEHSFRSARPPREPERAAGQKQRSDRGGRNPAVAMGLEAAHELDCAALGALLREPREAERTLLLDCRPFLAFCRRHVRHARPVPWNALLRRRARGPPAAALACLLPDRALRARLARGELARAVVLDEGSASVAELPPDGPAHALLAALLPETRGGPTTVCFLRGGFDGFQACCPDLCSESPAPALSSAGLENSRSDPRVPFYDQGGPVEILPYLFLGSCSHSSDLQGLQACGITAVLNVSASCPNHFEGLFRYKSIPVEDNQMVEISAWFQEAISFIDSVKNSGGRVLVHCQAGISRSATICLAYLIQSHRVRLDEAFDFVKQRRGVISPNFSFMGQLLQFETQVLCH